In the genome of Kluyveromyces marxianus DMKU3-1042 DNA, complete genome, chromosome 1, one region contains:
- the PAC10 gene encoding tubulin-binding prefolding complex subunit PAC10 has protein sequence MDTLFSSTKTNPRGIPEAPFVEKVEQYVKNPEDFDMCFSKFQEHLSKYKYMQESKLATIKQLKGKIPDIENTLNMCQLLKEKREAVPDEDEDEDEEEGLLINYQLNDTLFSKASVDPKDPNLKVGLWLGADVMLEYPLDEAIELLNQKLADAKQNLDVSQQDVEFLRENITTMEVNCARLYNWDVQRRQMQKKEGAGSAA, from the coding sequence ATGGATACGTTGTTCAGTTCTACCAAGACCAACCCAAGAGGCATTCCAGAGGCGCCATTTGTGGAGAAAGTCGAACAATATGTGAAGAACCCAGAAGACTTTGATATGTGCTTCAGCAAATTCCAGGAGCATCTATCCAAGTATAAGTATATGCAAGAATCGAAACTTGCTACTATCAAACAACTAAAAGGGAAGATTCCAGACATTGAAAACACACTTAATATGTGCcaattgttgaaggaaaagagagaggCTGTTCCAgacgaggatgaagatgaagatgaagaggaaggGTTATTGATAAACTACCAATTGAACGACACTTTATTTAGTAAAGCATCTGTTGATCCTAAGGATCCAAACTTAAAGGTGGGATTGTGGCTTGGTGCAGATGTGATGCTTGAATACCCTTTAGATGAAGCTATTGAATTATTGAATCAAAAACTAGCAGATGCTAAGCAAAATCTTGATGTTTCACAGCAAGACGTTGAGTTCTTAAGAGAAAATATTACTACTATGGAGGTTAACTGTGCAAGATTATACAACTGGGATGTTCAAAGGAGGCAAatgcagaagaaagaggGTGCAGGTAGCGCTGCATAA
- the NOP1 gene encoding rRNA methyltransferase NOP1 produces the protein MAFQAGSRGGSRGGFGGRGGSRGGSRGGFGGGRGGSRGGFGGGRGGARGGSRGGRGGARGGARGGARGGSRGGARGGARGGARGGAKVVIEPHKHAGVFIARGKEDLLVTKNIAPGESVYGEKRISVEEPSKEEGVPPTKVEYRVWNPFRSKLAAGIMGGLDELFIAPGKKVLYLGAASGTSVSHVSDVVGPEGLVYAVEFSHRPGRELISMAKKRPNVIPIIEDARHPQKYRMLIGMVDAVFADVAQPDQARIIALNSHMFLKDQGGVVISIKANCIDSTVDAETVFAREVQKLREEKIKPLEQLTLEPYERDHCIVIGRYMRSGL, from the coding sequence ATGGCATTCCAAGCAGGTTCTAGAGGTGGTTCCAGAGGTGGTTTCGGTGGCCGTGGTGGCTCCAGAGGTGGTTCCCGTGGTGGTTTCGGCGGTGGCCGTGGTGGTTCCCGTGGTGGCTTCGGTGGTGGCCGTGGTGGTGCCAGAGGTGGTTCCCGTGGTGGCCGTGGTGGTGCCAGAGGTGGTGCTAGAGGCGGTGCCCGTGGTGGTTCCCGTGGTGGTGCTAGAGGTGGTGCCCGTGGTGGTGCCAGAGGTGGTGCCAAGGTTGTCATTGAACCTCACAAGCACGCTGGTGTTTTCATTGCCAGAGGTAAGGAAGATCTTTTGGTCACCAAGAACATTGCCCCAGGTGAATCTGTGTACGgtgaaaagagaatttctgttgaagaaccaTCTAAGGAAGAAGGTGTCCCACCAACCAAGGTTGAATACCGTGTGTGGAATCCTTTCAGATCTAAGTTGGCTGCTGGTATCATGGGTGGTTTGGACGAACTATTCATTGCTCCAGGTAAGAAGGTTCTATATCTAGGTGCTGCTTCCGGTACTTCTGTTTCCCACGTTTCTGATGTTGTCGGTCCAGAAGGTTTGGTTTACGCTGTTGAATTCTCCCACAGACCAGGTAGAGAATTGATCTCCATGGCCAAGAAGAGACCAAATGTTATTCCAATCATCGAAGATGCTAGACACCCACAAAAATACAGAATGCTTATCGGTATGGTCGATGCTGTCTTCGCAGATGTTGCCCAACCTGATCAAGCCCGTATTATCGCTTTGAACTCCCACATGTTCTTGAAGGACCAAGGTGGTGTTGTCATTTCTATCAAGGCTAACTGTATCGACTCTACTGTCGACGCTGAAACCGTTTTCGCTAGAGAAGTTCAAAAGTtgagagaagaaaagatcaagcCTTTGGAACAATTGACCTTGGAACCTTACGAAAGAGACCATTGTATTGTTATCGGTAGATACATGAGAAGCGGATTATAA
- the PEX8 gene encoding Pex8p encodes MDDIESIRYLITALKNPSNENNATAESQILNNIVYFTPRLRDVQVVSQLIQVFFQWKPRWLTIWDIFKASSSIMQWKLEISEPQINIHTFVSLWKQEIGSYRALNCFQISIVAGLVSSHSQLNTLQKQLYIDDSGIAEKELHDLKYRHFLPYWKQQLIIARGNPHQTDDLCVLYSMIHSKLDNDLPHDIIFSNLFDILVDYIKNANMEYSGRNAFAYQHINLLCKTCADSIPHLHNHSELLMGKMITLHDITKKLTAKASLSKKGNYTAKYYTNCLFIVVLLLSGYRPDPSNVSIMTFTLYYISFILQDFGLDGFSAYQSLIHSLCNVTSQDLKIFDSILTGMVSQVSFDMENKVYHSMMLFILEYLQLNMSLLEIPDAQYLTERIEPLIGPLLSSTDIKLRESAHLVWLELYNNDSWKPDIVEFKLKRIRVYLRDCFQGCQKSFMTKEQLLLVWKSMLPIIRHLSNYDINLVRDLIHSTYLNIINSENLEMKSIGIECLVEQLYNVPEKYLWDWLNTCKQLIEGQPPVMRDILFTKLWEFVSHAHNELAIRWWYDAVVPTLSRF; translated from the coding sequence ATGGATGATATAGAATCAATAAGGTATTTGATCACCGCACTAAAAAATCCTTCGAATGAAAATAATGCCACTGCTGAGTCGCAGATACTTAATAATATAGTGTATTTCACTCCACGGCTTCGAGATGTACAGGTAGTCTCTCAATTGATACAAGTATTTTTTCAATGGAAACCCAGGTGGCTAACCATTTGGGATATCTTTAAGGCGTCGTCGAGTATCATGCAATGGAAACTTGAGATTTCGGAACCTCAAATTAACATCCACACTTTTGTTTCGCTTTGGAAGCAAGAAATTGGGTCATATCGTGCCCTAAACTGTTTCCAAATCTCCATTGTGGCAGGTCTTGTCAGTAGTCACTCACAACTCAACACTTTGCAAAAACAATTGTACATTGATGACTCTGGTATAGCAGAAAAGGAATTGCACGACTTAAAATACCGTCATTTTCTTCCGTACTGGAAACAACAACTTATCATAGCTAGGGGCAATCCGCACCAAACTGATGATTTGTGTGTATTGTACTCAATGATACATTCTAAGTTGGACAATGACTTACCGCATGATATTATATTCAGCAATTTATTCGATATTCTCGTTGATTATATTAAAAATGCAAATATGGAATACTCCGGCAGAAATGCTTTTGCTTATCAGCATATCAACCTTCTTTGTAAGACGTGTGCTGATAGCATACCACATTTACACAATCATTCTGAACTTTTGATGGGTAAAATGATAACTTTACATGATATTACTAAGAAACTAACAGCTAAGGcatctctttcaaaaaagGGAAATTACACTGCGAAGTACTACACTAACTGCTTATTCATAGTAGTTCTACTTTTATCTGGTTACAGACCAGACCCTTCAAATGTTTCCATAATGACATTTACGTTGTATTACATTAGTTTTATTCTGCAagattttggtttggatGGGTTTTCTGCATACCAAAGCTTAATACATTCTCTATGCAATGTAACGTCTCAGGATCTGAAGATTTTTGACTCTATTCTTACAGGTATGGTGTCCCAAGTTTCTTTTGACATGGAGAACAAAGTTTACCATTCTATGATGCTGTTCATTTTAGAATACCTTCAATTAAACATGTCGTTATTAGAAATTCCAGATGCACAATATTTGACCGAACGTATTGAGCCTCTTATTGGTCcgcttctttcttccacaGATATAAAACTCAGGGAAAGCGCTCATTTGGTATGGTTGGAGCTTTATAACAATGATTCGTGGAAACCTGACATAGTAGAATTCAAATTGAAACGAATCAGAGTGTACTTGAGAGACTGCTTTCAAGGATGCCAGAAATCTTTCATGACTAAGGAACAATTATTACTTGTATGGAAAAGCATGCTACCCATAATCAGGCATCTTTCCAATTATGACATTAATTTAGTAAGAGACCTAATTCACAGCACTTATCTCAATATAATTAATAGTGAAAATTTAGAAATGAAATCCATTGGTATCGAATGTCTAGTTGAACAGTTGTACAATGTACCTGAGAAATACTTGTGGGACTGGTTAAACACATGCAAGCAACTAATTGAAGGACAACCACCTGTCATGCGTGATATACTGTTCACTAAGCTTTGGGAGTTTGTGTCACATGCGCATAATGAATTGGCAATCAGATGGTGGTATGATGCCGTTGTTCCCACTTTATCACgtttttaa
- the DSC2 gene encoding Dsc2p — protein sequence MSSSNNVGVEIPTGLVLFPITKLMMIWCVGIALIASLFNMKYLFLLQYKPFITDFKQLWRFVTFQIGSLNESDVAIMTLIWYQYRSLERLFGSRKYFNMIILSWIYTSIAIFLLSNVLNTLLPGVWWNEYTNGPLPILLCLAHFYKQYTPRLYEFKIILNQPFLTNSNVIKWKLTDQFYVNALLFLAMINQGFTGLVTGFVSWICGILIDNGLLPGMDSFQVAPFKDSWCRSPSTLNRATATLNNNMTWDDATEEEAEEPQDEPQRNMRVRFLDTFRR from the coding sequence ATGTCGTCATCTAACAATGTGGGTGTTGAAATACCAACTGGGTTGGTACTTTTTCCAATTACTAAACTTATGATGATATGGTGCGTTGGTATAGCATTGATTGCATCCCTATTCAACATGAAATATCTATTTCTATTACAGTACAAACCATTTATAACTGATTTCAAACAACTCTGGAGATTTGTTACCTTTCAGATTGGTAGTTTGAATGAAAGCGATGTTGCTATTATGACTTTGATATGGTACCAATATAGGTCATTGGAGAGGCTTTTTGGATCCAGGAAGTACTTTAATATGATAATTCTATCTTGGATCTACACGAGCATTGCAATTTTCCTCCTTTCGAACGTATTAAATACACTATTACCTGGCGTATGGTGGAACGAATATACGAATGGCCCACTTCCGATTCTTTTATGCCTAGCACACTTCTACAAACAATATACTCCAAGGTTGTATGAATTCAAGATTATACTCAACCAGCCTTTCTTAACAAATTCTAACGTTATTAAGTGGAAATTGACAGATCAGTTTTACGTCAACGCACTCTTGTTTCTTGCCATGATAAATCAAGGATTTACTGGCTTAGTAACTGGGTTTGTGAGTTGGATTTGTGGAATACTAATTGACAATGGTCTCTTACCAGGAATGGACTCTTTTCAGGTGGCACCCTTCAAAGATAGTTGGTGTAGAAGTCCAAGCACATTGAATAGAGCAACTGCGACtttaaataataatatgaCGTGGGACGATGCCACCGAAGAGGAGGCAGAAGAACCACAAGATGAACCTCAAAGAAATATGCGGGTACGGTTTTTAGATACGTTCCGTAGATAA
- the SLX5 gene encoding SUMO-targeted ubiquitin ligase complex subunit SLX5, with amino-acid sequence MAEQGCLIEIESDPELDAQIIQEYAPTRLVPDRRLNRPRDSLSRFVAAPREATNDSNTNAINNDNSGNRQTGETQNVEDADEVEITGEVSLRPDGPINDEAEYINLDNYQNHPNGTIVVDHREGDDDLMLISEHITEPRRPVYLQLPAGQTLQVDASFNELPVGRSFQNQTYNSYLNPNRLRRLRRSTQSATALFLPAQNDSDDDSENDADYIPQDIINDRNQANMRRHLREQRERQMRIERMQRVADGTVEALHPNLRTLFYESRNLSEFREGLATFNFPPARLEQLMDQYRDFRARAMQHWANGRRMTRSMASPNRRSARRRGMAQYGGLNGDSRDSNLYQEMLFGLEDEDENYYNSSHEDGTNFTGGPQALQRIISNTVNRRLGNLPFGLYEDGDDAANTELIIRMIQEREERDASLRTKKLNENTKSHQQRYIDKANQLPEGYSASFSTTPMMKMTLEKEGKEEQVLVTDDVAAKTYIDIPVCALCGVELGVGIPDDFKGIAESDKGVSFEALQSRYKIHCPYQTLARPTQVDRDLSRRTYISSCGHTFCGRCQVRIKNARDISAKDKNKMKYTRGPSHPDNYGPKICPAEGCCSKLRNKGIMREVYF; translated from the coding sequence ATGGCAGAACAGGGGTGTTTGATAGAGATCGAGAGCGATCCAGAGCTTGATGCTCAAATAATACAAGAATATGCACCAACACGATTAGTACCTGACCGGCGATTAAATAGGCCGCGAGACAGCTTATCGAGGTTTGTTGCAGCCCCACGTGAGGCGACAAATGACAGTAATACTAATGCCATCAACAACGATAACAGTGGAAATAGGCAGACAGGCGAAACACAGAATGTTGAAGATGCGGATGAAGTGGAAATCACAGGAGAAGTTTCTCTGCGACCGGACGGACCGATAAATGATGAAGCAGAATATATTAATTTAGACAACTACCAGAATCATCCTAATGGAACCATAGTTGTAGACCATAGAGAAggagatgatgatttgatGTTGATATCGGAACATATTACAGAGCCCAGGAGGCCCGTATACCTACAACTCCCGGCAGGACAAACACTGCAGGTAGATGCTTCATTTAATGAACTTCCGGTAGGTCGATCATTCCAAAACCAAACATATAACTCGTATTTGAATCCAAACAGACTGCGAAGACTGAGACGAAGTACTCAAAGTGCGACGGCTCTTTTCCTACCAGCCCAGAATGATAGCGATGATGATAGCGAAAACGATGCAGATTACATTCCACAAGACATAATAAACGATAGAAATCAAGCTAACATGCGAAGGCATCTGAGAGAACAGAGAGAAAGGCAAATGCGTATTGAGAGAATGCAAAGAGTGGCTGATGGGACAGTCGAGGCATTGCATCCCAACCTACGTACGCTATTTTACGAGTCACGAAACCTTTCTGAATTCAGGGAGGGTTTGGCGACGTTCAATTTTCCTCCTGCACGTCTGGAACAATTGATGGACCAGTATAGGGACTTTAGGGCCCGTGCAATGCAACACTGGGCTAATGGAAGACGCATGACAAGAAGTATGGCAAGTCCGAACAGAAGAAGtgccagaagaagaggaatgGCCCAATACGGAGGCTTAAACGGTGACTCTCGGGACAGCAATCTATATCAAGAAATGCTATTCGGTCttgaggatgaagatgaaaactATTATAACAGTAGTCACGAAGACGGAACGAATTTCACCGGCGGGCCACAAGCATTGCAAAGAATCATCTCAAATACTGTCAACAGAAGGTTGGGAAATTTGCCATTCGGTCTCTATGAGGATGGAGATGATGCAGCTAACACCGAACTGATTATACGGATGATTCAAGAACGTGAGGAACGGGACGCAAGTTTAAGAACCAAGAAATTAAATGAAAACACGAAATCGCATCAGCAGAGGTACATTGATAAGGCAAACCAGTTACCAGAAGGATACTCCGCATCGTTCAGCACAACACccatgatgaaaatgacTTTAGAGAAAGAGGGCAAAGAGGAGCAGGTTCTTGTTACAGATGATGTTGCGGCAAAGACGTATATCGATATTCCTGTGTGTGCGTTATGCGGCGTCGAGTTGGGTGTTGGAATCCCAGACGATTTCAAGGGCATCGCTGAAAGCGATAAGGGCGTTTCGTTTGAGGCCCTCCAGTCTCGCTACAAAATTCACTGTCCGTACCAAACCTTGGCTAGGCCAACACAAGTGGACAGGGATTTGTCTCGTAGAACGTATATTAGCTCGTGTGGTCACACTTTCTGCGGCCGCTGCCAAGTCCGGATCAAAAACGCAAGAGACATATCTGCCAAGGATAAGAATAAGATGAAATATACCAGAGGGCCATCCCATCCAGATAACTACGGTCCCAAGATCTGTCCTGCAGAAGGTTGCTGCAGCAAACTACGGAATAAAGGAATCATGCGCGAAGTCTACTTCTGA
- the DBP9 gene encoding ATP-dependent DNA/RNA helicase — protein sequence MSQTSAQQGYIDDSTSFDTFHLDSRLLQAIRSIGFKHPTLIQSSAIPLAIQEKRDIIAKASTGSGKTLAYLIPVIQTILDYKKTEDNEEGATLGVILVPTRELAQQVLEVVEKLIVFCSQEIKCLNLSSGNLSGNLLKSLLTENPEILIATPAKLVDLLDNQDVNIDNLKFLVIDEVDLVLTFGYQEDLTKISERLPLRKSLQTFLMSATLNDDIEELKKQFCRSPAILKLNDDEISKDQTKLIQYYVKVGEFDKFLLCYVIFKLGLIKGKTLIFVNNIDRGYRLKLVLEQFGIKSCILNSELPANSRQHIVEEFNKNVYQLLIATDDTEYIKEEDEDLEVDDASEENTNEEKTATSTEGSKKQKKQKLNVEKDKEYGVSRGVDFKNVACVLNFDLPTTAKSYVHRIGRTARAGKSGISISFVVPLKEYGKHKPSMVKSAKKDEKILSRIIKQQAKLGFELQPYRFDIKQVEGFRYRMEDGFRAVTQVAIREARIKELKQELLASEKLKRHFEENPHDLESLRHDKELHPARVQQHLKRVPDYLLPENARQDKQKIGFVPFHKNSSRKHGKVGKRRGNFQKKGKSDPLKSFK from the coding sequence ATGTCTCAAACAAGTGCACAACAGGGATATATCGATGATTCCACATCTTTCGATACTTTTCATTTGGATTCGAGATTGCTTCAAGCAATACGCAGTATCGGATTCAAGCACCCAACTTTAATCCAATCTAGTGCCATTCCTCTAGCaatccaagaaaagagagataTCATAGCAAAAGCCAGTACAGGTTCTGGTAAGACCTTAGCTTATCTAATCCCAGTTATTCAAACTATATTGGACTATAAGAAGACTGAAGACAACGAAGAAGGTGCAACGTTAGGAGTAATCTTAGTGCCAACTAGGGAACTTGCGCaacaagttttggaagTGGTGGAAAAACTCATTGTATTTTGCTCGCAAGAAATTAAATGTCTAAATTTATCTTCAGGTAATCTATCAGGAAACTTATTGAAATCATTACTCACTGAAAACCCAGAGATCTTAATAGCTACCCCAGCAAAACTCGTCGATTTATTAGACAATCAGGACGTTAATATTGATAATTTAAAATTCTTAGTGATCGATGAAGTCGATTTGGTACTCACCTTTGGATACCAAGAGGATTTAACTAAAATTTCAGAACGTTTGCCATTAAGAAAGAGTTTACAAACTTTCTTAATGAGTGCAACTCTAAATGATGATAtcgaagaattgaaaaaacaaTTTTGCCGTTCGCCAGCTATTTTGAAGctaaatgatgatgaaattagTAAAGATCAGACCAAGCTAATTCAATATTATGTCAAAGTTGGTGAATTTGATAAGTTTTTACTATGCTATGTTATCTTCAAGTTGGGTCTTATCAAAGGTAAAACTTTAATCTTTGTCAACAATATCGACAGAGGATATAGGTTAAAACTAGTGTTGGAGCAATTTGGTATCAAATCATGTATCTTAAACAGTGAGTTACCAGCCAATTCGAGACAACACATAGTAGAAGAATTCAACAAGAATGTCTATCAGTTATTAATCGCCACAGATGACACTGaatatatcaaagaagaggatgaagacTTAGAGGTTGATGATGcatcagaagaaaatacaAATGAAGAGAAAACAGCTACTTCTACGGAAGGCtccaaaaaacaaaagaaacaaaagctAAATGTAGAGAAGGACAAAGAATACGGTGTGTCCCGTGGTGTCGACTTTAAGAATGTTGCCTGCGTCCTAAATTTCGACTTACCTACTACCGCTAAATCATATGTTCATAGAATTGGTAGAACAGCCCGTGCAGGAAAGTCTGGTATTTCCATATCTTTTGTCGTTCCTTTGAAGGAATATGGTAAACATAAACCATCTATGGTAAAGAGTGCGAAGAAGGATGAAAAGATCCTAAGTAGAATTATCAAACAACAAGCCAAATTAGGGTTTGAACTACAACCTTATAGGTTTGATATTAAACAAGTAGAAGGCTTCCGTTATAGAATGGAAGATGGTTTCCGTGCTGTTACCCAAGTGGCTATAAGAGAAGCAAGAATAAAGGAGTTGAAACAAGAATTATTGGCCAGTGAAAAGCTAAAAAGACATTTCGAAGAAAACCCACATGATTTGGAGAGTTTAAGACATGACAAAGAATTGCATCCAGCTCGTGTTCAACAGCATCTAAAGAGGGTCCCAGACTATCTATTACCAGAGAATGCCAGACAAGATAAACAGAAGATAGGTTTCGTACCTTTCCACAAAAACTCTAGTAGAAAACATGGGAAAGTAGGcaagagaagaggaaatttccaaaagaagggCAAATCTGATCCAttgaaaagctttaaaTAG